The following proteins are co-located in the Solea senegalensis isolate Sse05_10M linkage group LG12, IFAPA_SoseM_1, whole genome shotgun sequence genome:
- the LOC122778039 gene encoding protocadherin beta-16-like isoform X5, whose protein sequence is MWNRTMRRQVLLFALMLFLGSVFGQVTYSIPEEMSKGSLVGNIAQDLGVDLKRLRSGKARIYTEDNAAYIELNKDRGVLLVKERIDREALCGQTTPCALHLQITLEDPIEFFTVTVEINDINDNAPSFKKQEMKFRISESAVIGAKFVLERAMDLDVGVNGLQSYALKPTDNFHLKLQNQQDGSKKVEMVLQKQLDRETQQHLSLTLTATDGGDPQLSGTMQIHISVLDANDNAPVFTQEVYKVVIMETASKGTVLATVSALDADEGSNGKVTYSITNTLDDVPVMFRIDEDSGVVSLTQILDYEKAKHYEIHVQASDDGGLTESCKIIVDVTDTNDNPPSINIMSRTNSISENSNVGTVVTIFNVQDPDSGENGKVACNIDEHVPFQMKTTSKKFFSLVTDSELDRERASEYNITVTCSDEGVPSLSSSVTLNLHISDVNDNAPVFERSSYEAYIVENNTPGLSIFTVKARDADWNQNARVSYILEDSSVNGVPVSSYVSVSADSGVIHAVRSFDYEQIKDFHFCVKAQDGGSPPLSSNVTVKILIQDQNDNPPQVLYPVQTGGSVVGEMVPRSADVGYLVSKVVAVDVDSGQNAWLSYKLQKATDRALFEVGLQNGEIRTIRQVTDKDPVNQKLTVIVEDNGQPSRSATVIVNVAVADSFSEVMSEFTDFKQDKEYNDNLTFYLVLALAVVSFLFITCLVVIISVKIYRWRQSRVLYHSNLPVIPYYPPRYSDTLGGTGTLQHVYNYEVCRTTDSRKSDCKFGRAGSQNVLIMDPSSTATMQRMQSEKNILDEPDSPLEVC, encoded by the exons ATGTGGAATAGAACAATGAGACGGCAAGTACTGTTGTTTGCCTTGATGCTTTTTCTCGGCTCCGTGTTTGGCCAGGTCACATATTCCATTCCCGAGGAAATGTCAAAAGGATCTCTCGTTGGTAACATCGCGCAAGATTTAGGGGTCGACTTAAAAAGGCTGAGGTCGGGTAAAGCTCGCATCTATACGGAGGACAACGCAGCCTACATTGAGCTGAATAAAGACAGAGGAGTTCTGCTTGTGAAAGAGAGGATCGACAGAGAGGCGCTATGCGGGCAGACTACACCTTGTGCTTTACATCTTCAGATTACATTGGAGGACCCGATTGAATTTTTCACCGTTACAGTCGAAATTAATGACATTAACGATAATGCACCCAGCTTCAAAAAGCAAGAGATGAAATTCAGGATTAGTGAGTCGGCTGTGATTGGAGCGAAATTTGTGCTTGAAAGAGCTATGGATCTTGACGTCGGTGTAAACGGGCTGCAGAGTTATGCGTTAAAACCTACAGATAACTTTCATTTGAAACTGCAAAATCAGCAAGATGGCAGCAAAAAGGTGGAAATGGTTTTGCAAAAACAACTAGACAGAGAGACTCAACAGCACCTCTCGTTAACGCTCACTGCCACTGATGGCGGTGATCCTCAGCTGTCGGGAACAATGCAGATACACATTTCAGTGCTAGACGCCAACGATAATGCCCCAGTATTTACACAGGAAGTATATAAGGTTGTTATAATGGAGACTGCTTCAAAGGGCACAGTTTTGGCGACCGTTAGTGCTCTAGATGCAGATGAAGGTTCCAATGGAAAAGTGACATATTCGATAACAAATACGTTGGATGATGTACCCGTTATGTTTAGAATTGACGAAGATAGTGGTGTGGTATCTTTAACTCAAATCCTGGATTATGAAAAGGCAAAGCACTATGAAATACACGTACAAGCTAGTGATGATGGAGGACTAACAGAATCATGTAAGATTATAGTTGACGTGACTGATACGAACGACAATCCTCCGTCTATTAACATAATGTCTAGAACAAATTCGATCTCAGAAAATTCGAACGTGGGAACTGTAGTGACTATATTTAATGTTCAAGATCCTGACTCTGGAGAAAATGGAAAAGTTGCATGTAATATCGACGAACACGTGCCCTTTCAGATGAAAACAACGTCGAAAAAATTCTTTAGTTTAGTAACCGACAGTGaattagacagagagagagcctcTGAGTATAATATAACAGTGACGTGCTCTGATGAGGGAGTGCCCTCCCTCTCCAGCAGCGTCACTCTCAACTTACACATCtctgatgtgaatgacaacgCGCCTGTCTTTGAGAGGAGCTCATATGAGGCCTACAttgtagaaaacaacacaccaggTCTCTCTATATTCACAGTGAAAGCCAGAGACGCTGACTGGAACCAGAATGCCCGTGTTTCTTACATactggaggactcctctgttaacGGAGTGCCAGTCTCCTCATATGTGTCCGTTAGTGCTGATAGTGGAGTCATACATGCAGTGCGCTCTTTTGACTACGAGCAGATCAAAGATTTCCACTTCTGCGTCAAAGCTCAGGATGGaggttctcctccactcagtagtaatgtgactgtgaagATACTGATCCAGGATCAGAACGACAACCCCCCTCAGGTTCTGTACCCAGTACAGACTGGTGGCTCTGTGGTGGGTGAGATGGTGCCTCGTTCAGCAGATGTGGGCTATCTGGTCTCTAAAGTGGTGGCTGTTGATGTGGACTCTGGACAGAATGCCTGGCTCTCCTATAAACTCCAGAAAGCCACAGACAGGGCGCTGTTTGAAGTGGGCTTACAGAATGGAGAAATAAGAACCATCCGGCAAGTGACTGATAAAgatcctgtcaatcaaaaactgactGTTATAGTGGAGGACAACGGACAGCCCTCTCGTTCAGCTACAGTCATTGTTAACGTGGCGGTGGCGGACAGCTTCTCTGAAGTGATGTCGGAGTTCACTGACTTTAAACAGGACAAGGAGTACAATGACAACCTGACTTTTTACTTAGTGTTGGCTCTGGCTGtagtttccttcctcttcatcacgtGTTTAGTGGTTATTATCTCAGTGAAAATCTACAGATGGAGACAGTCTCGTGTCCTGTATCACTCCAATCTCCCTGTGATTCCATATTATCCACCACGTTACTCGGACACTTTGGGGGGGACAGGAACTCTCCAACACGTGTACAATTACGAGGTGTGCAGGACGACTGACTCCAGAAAGAGTGACTGTAAGTTCGGCAGAGCTGGTAGTCAGAACGTGCTGATAATGGACCCCAGTTCTACAG CGACGATGCAGCGGATGCAGAGTGAAAAGAACATCTTGGATGAACCAGACTCTCCTCTAGAGGTTTGTTAA
- the LOC122778039 gene encoding protocadherin beta-16-like isoform X1, producing the protein MTQEYSQKMMRRQVLLFILITCATVVFGQVSYSIPEEMEKGSLVCNVAQDLGVDLKRLKSGRARIHSGDSAEYVELNRDRGVLLIKERIDRETLCGETTPCALHLQMIVENPMELFRITIEITDMNDNAPSFASSEKRFEISESAVIGSKFVLEKAIDADIGENGLQSYSLKPTNNFALKLENQADGSKKVEMVLQKPLDREQQEQISLLLTALDGGQPRMSGTMQITVNVLDANDNAPVFTKSLYKATITENAPKGTSVLTVSASDKDGGSNGEISYAISNSKRRLSDLFHIDRNTGKVILIGEIDYEKAKLFQIDIEAIDNGGLSDSSKILVDIIDVNDNSPQIKILSKSDTILEDSLDNTVTAMLSVNDPDSDRNGEVKCHINDDIPFKIQNTMNGFYSIVTEVALDREAASQYNITVTCSDEGVPSLSSSVTLNLHISDVNDNAPVFERSSYEAYIVENNTPGLSIFTVKARDADWNQNARVSYILEDSSVNGVPVSSYVSVSADSGVIHAVRSFDYEQIKHFHFSVKAQDGGSPPLSSNVTVKILIQDQNDNPPQVLYPVQTGGSVVGEMVPRSADVGYLVSKVVAVDVDSGQNAWLSYKLQKATDRALFEVGLQNGEIRTIRQVTDKDPVNQKLTVIVEDNGQPSRSATVIVNVAVADSFSEVMSEFTDFKQDKEYNDNLTFYLVLALAVVSFLFITCLVVIISVKIYRWRQSRVLYHSNLPVIPYYPPRYSDTLGGTGTLQHVYNYEVCRTTDSRKSDCKFGRAGSQNVLIMDPSSTATMQRMQSEKNILDEPDSPLEVC; encoded by the coding sequence ATGACTCAGGAATACTCGCAGAAAATGATGAGACGGCAAGTGCTATTGTTCATCCTGATTACGTGTGCTACCGTGGTGTTCGGGCAGGTCAGCTACTCGATTCCCGAAGAAATGGAGAAAGGCTCCTTAGTCTGCAATGTAGCTCAGGATTTAGGTGTAGATCTGAAAAGACTCAAATCGGGGAGAGCTCGTATTCATTCGGGAGACAGTGCAGAATATGTCGAGctgaacagagacagaggtgTCCTCCTGATCAAAGAGAGGATAGACAGAGAGACTTTGTGTGGTGAGACGACGCCCTGCgctttacatttacaaatgatAGTGGAAAATCCGATGGAACTGTTTCGCATAACGATAGAAATCACTGATATGAATGACAACGCACCCAGCTTTGCTTCAAGCGAGAAACGTTTTGAAATCAGCGAGTCTGCTGTTATTGGCTCTAAATTTGTCCTGGAGAAAGCCATCGACGCTGATATTGGTGAAAATGGCCTGCAAAGCTATTCACTTAAACCAACAAACAACTTCGCATTGAAACTAGAGAATCAAGCAGACGGGAGTAAAAAGGTCGAAATGGTTCTACAGAAGCCATTAGATCGAGAGCAGCAGGAGCAAATATCACTGTTATTAACTGCTCTAGATGGCGGACAGCCGCGTATGTCAGGGACAATGCAGATCACAGTTAATGTCTTAGATGCAAACGACAACGCTCCGGTCTTCACCAAGTCACTATACAAAGCAACAATAACTGAAAATGCACCAAAGGGAACGAGTGTTCTTACTGTTAGTGCGTCTGACAAAGATGGAGGCTCCAATGGAGAAATATCATACGCAATATCAAACAGCAAGCGGCGTTTATCTGATCTGTTTCACATTGACAGAAATACTGGAAAGGTTATTTTGATCGGTgaaatcgattatgaaaaagCTAAACTCTTCCAAATTGACATCGAGGCTATAGATAATGGTGGACTGTCTGATTCCAGTAAAATATTGGTAGATATTATTGATGTTAATGACAACAGTCCTCAGATAAAAATATTATCCAAATCGGACACCATTTTAGAAGACTCTCTTGACAATACTGTTACTGCTATGCTAAGCGTAAATGACCCGGACTCTGACAGAAATGGAGAGGTGAAGTGTCATATTAATGATGACATtccttttaaaatacaaaacacaatgaATGGGTTTTATAGTATAGTTACAGAGGTAGCTTTGGACAGAGAGGCCGCGTCCCAATATAATATAACAGTGACGTGTTCTGATGAGGGCGTGCCCTCCCTCTCCAGCAGCGTCACTCTCAACTTACACATCtctgatgtgaatgacaacgCGCCTGTCTTTGAGAGGAGCTCATATGAGGCCTACAttgtagaaaacaacacaccaggTCTCTCTATATTCACAGTGAAAGCCAGAGACGCTGACTGGAACCAGAATGCCCGTGTTTCTTACATactggaggactcctctgttaacGGAGTGCCAGTCTCCTCATATGTGTCCGTTAGTGCTGATAGTGGAGTCATACATGCAGTGCGCTCTTTTGACTACGAGCAGATCAAACATTTCCACTTCAGCGTCAAAGCTCAGGATGGaggttctcctccactcagtagtaatgtgactgtgaagATACTGATCCAGGACCAGAACGATAACCCCCCTCAGGTTCTGTACCCAGTCCAGACTGGTGGCTCTGTGGTGGGTGAGATGGTGCCTCGTTCAGCAGATGTGGGCTATCTGGTCTCTAAAGTGGTGGCTGTTGATGTGGACTCTGGACAGAATGCCTGGCTCTCCTATAAACTCCAGAAAGCGACAGACAGGGCGCTGTTTGAAGTGGGCTTACAGAATGGAGAAATAAGAACTATCCGCCAAGTGACTGATAAAGATCCTGTGAATCAAAAACTGACAGTCATAGTGGAGGACAACGGACAGCCCTCTCGTTCAGCTACAGTCATTGTTAACGTGGCGGTGGCGGACAGCTTCTCTGAAGTGATGTCGGAGTTCACTGACTTTAAACAGGACAAGGAGTACAATGACAACCTGACTTTTTACTTAGTGTTGGCTCTGGCTGtagtttccttcctcttcatcacgtGTTTAGTGGTTATTATCTCAGTGAAAATCTACAGATGGAGACAGTCTCGCGTCCTGTATCACTCCAATCTCCCTGTGATTCCATATTATCCACCGCGTTACTCAGACACTTTGGGTGGGACAGGGACTCTCCAACACGTGTACAATTACGAGGTGTGCAGGACGACTGACTCCAGAAAGAGTGACTGTAAGTTCGGCAGAGCTGGTAGTCAGAACGTGCTGATAATGGACCCCAGTTCTACAGCGACGATGCAGCGGATGCAGAGTGAAAAGAACATCTTGGATGAACCAGACTCTCCTCTAGAGGTTTGTTAA
- the LOC122778039 gene encoding protocadherin beta-16-like isoform X6: MWNRTMRRQVLLFALMLFLGSVFGQVTYSIPEEMSKGSLVGNIAQDLGVDLKRLRSGKARIYTEDNAAYIELNKDRGVLLVKERIDREALCGQTTPCALHLQITLEDPIEFFTVTVEINDINDNAPSFKKQEMKFRISESAVIGAKFVLERAMDLDVGVNGLQSYALKPTDNFHLKLQNQQDGSKKVEMVLQKQLDRETQQHLSLTLTATDGGDPQLSGTMQIHISVLDANDNAPVFTQEVYKVVIMETASKGTVLATVSALDADEGSNGKVTYSITNTLDDVPVMFRIDEDSGVVSLTQILDYEKAKHYEIHVQASDDGGLTESCKIIVDVTDTNDNPPSINIMSRTNSISENSNVGTVVTIFNVQDPDSGENGKVACNIDEHVPFQMKTTSKKFFSLVTDSELDRERASEYNITVTCSDEGVPSLSSSVTLNLHISDVNDNAPVFERSSYEAYIVENNTPGLSIFTVKARDADWNQNARVSYILEDSSVNGVPVSSYVSVSADSGVIHAVRSFDYEQIKDFHFCVKAQDGGSPPLSSNVTVKILIQDQNDNPPQVLYPVQTGGSVVGEMVPRSADVGYLVSKVVAVDVDSGQNAWLSYKLQKATDRALFEVGLQNGEIRTIRQVTDKDPVNQKLTVIVEDNGQPSRSATVIVNVAVADSFSEVMSEFTDFKQDKEYNDNLTFYLVLALAVVSFLFITCLVVIISVKIYRWRQSRVLYHSNLPVIPYYPPRYSDTLGGTGTLQHVYNYEVCRTTDSRKSDCKFGRAGSQNVLIMDPSSTATMQRMQSEKNILDEPDSPLEVC; the protein is encoded by the exons ATGTGGAATAGAACAATGAGACGGCAAGTACTGTTGTTTGCCTTGATGCTTTTTCTCGGCTCCGTGTTTGGCCAGGTCACATATTCCATTCCCGAGGAAATGTCAAAAGGATCTCTCGTTGGTAACATCGCGCAAGATTTAGGGGTCGACTTAAAAAGGCTGAGGTCGGGTAAAGCTCGCATCTATACGGAGGACAACGCAGCCTACATTGAGCTGAATAAAGACAGAGGAGTTCTGCTTGTGAAAGAGAGGATCGACAGAGAGGCGCTATGCGGGCAGACTACACCTTGTGCTTTACATCTTCAGATTACATTGGAGGACCCGATTGAATTTTTCACCGTTACAGTCGAAATTAATGACATTAACGATAATGCACCCAGCTTCAAAAAGCAAGAGATGAAATTCAGGATTAGTGAGTCGGCTGTGATTGGAGCGAAATTTGTGCTTGAAAGAGCTATGGATCTTGACGTCGGTGTAAACGGGCTGCAGAGTTATGCGTTAAAACCTACAGATAACTTTCATTTGAAACTGCAAAATCAGCAAGATGGCAGCAAAAAGGTGGAAATGGTTTTGCAAAAACAACTAGACAGAGAGACTCAACAGCACCTCTCGTTAACGCTCACTGCCACTGATGGCGGTGATCCTCAGCTGTCGGGAACAATGCAGATACACATTTCAGTGCTAGACGCCAACGATAATGCCCCAGTATTTACACAGGAAGTATATAAGGTTGTTATAATGGAGACTGCTTCAAAGGGCACAGTTTTGGCGACCGTTAGTGCTCTAGATGCAGATGAAGGTTCCAATGGAAAAGTGACATATTCGATAACAAATACGTTGGATGATGTACCCGTTATGTTTAGAATTGACGAAGATAGTGGTGTGGTATCTTTAACTCAAATCCTGGATTATGAAAAGGCAAAGCACTATGAAATACACGTACAAGCTAGTGATGATGGAGGACTAACAGAATCATGTAAGATTATAGTTGACGTGACTGATACGAACGACAATCCTCCGTCTATTAACATAATGTCTAGAACAAATTCGATCTCAGAAAATTCGAACGTGGGAACTGTAGTGACTATATTTAATGTTCAAGATCCTGACTCTGGAGAAAATGGAAAAGTTGCATGTAATATCGACGAACACGTGCCCTTTCAGATGAAAACAACGTCGAAAAAATTCTTTAGTTTAGTAACCGACAGTGaattagacagagagagagcctcTGAGTATAATATAACAGTGACGTGCTCTGATGAGGGAGTGCCCTCCCTCTCCAGCAGCGTCACTCTCAACTTACACATCtctgatgtgaatgacaacgCGCCTGTCTTTGAGAGGAGCTCATATGAGGCCTACAttgtagaaaacaacacaccaggTCTCTCTATATTCACAGTGAAAGCCAGAGACGCTGACTGGAACCAGAATGCCCGTGTTTCTTACATactggaggactcctctgttaacGGAGTGCCAGTCTCCTCATATGTGTCCGTTAGTGCTGATAGTGGAGTCATACATGCAGTGCGCTCTTTTGACTACGAGCAGATCAAAGATTTCCACTTCTGCGTCAAAGCTCAGGATGGaggttctcctccactcagtagtaatgtgactgtgaagATACTGATCCAGGATCAGAACGACAACCCCCCTCAGGTTCTGTACCCAGTACAGACTGGTGGCTCTGTGGTGGGTGAGATGGTGCCTCGTTCAGCAGATGTGGGCTATCTGGTCTCTAAAGTGGTGGCTGTTGATGTGGACTCTGGACAGAATGCCTGGCTCTCCTATAAACTCCAGAAAGCCACAGACAGGGCGCTGTTTGAAGTGGGCTTACAGAATGGAGAAATAAGAACCATCCGGCAAGTGACTGATAAAgatcctgtcaatcaaaaactgactGTTATAGTGGAGGACAACGGACAGCCCTCTCGTTCAGCTACAGTCATTGTTAACGTGGCGGTGGCGGACAGCTTCTCTGAAGTGATGTCGGAGTTCACTGACTTTAAACAGGACAAGGAGTACAATGACAACCTGACTTTTTACTTAGTGTTGGCTCTGGCTGtagtttccttcctcttcatcacgtGTTTAGTGGTTATTATCTCAGTGAAAATCTACAGATGGAGACAGTCTCGTGTCCTGTATCACTCCAATCTCCCTGTGATTCCATATTATCCACCACGTTACTCGGACACTTTGGGGGGGACAGGAACTCTCCAACACGTGTACAATTACGAGGTGTGCAGGACGACTGACTCCAGAAAGAGTGACTGTAAGTTCGGCAGAGCTGGTAGTCAGAACGTGCTGATAATGGAC CCCAGTTCTACAGCGACGATGCAGCGGATGCAGAGTGAAAAGAACATCTTGGATGAACCAGACTCTCCTCTAGAGGTTTGTTAA
- the LOC122778367 gene encoding protocadherin gamma-A2-like has product MRRQVLLFLSALCLGYVIGQVSYSIPEEMAKGSVVGNIAHDLGLDLKRIRSGKARVYTGGSAEYIGLNKERGVLLIQERIDREALCGEMTPCALHFQLILENPMELFRVTVEITDINDNAPSFTNAEKRFEISESAVIGSKFMLEKAIDSDIGTNGLQQYSLTPVDNFVLKLENQADGNKKAELVLQKSLDREKQNYISLLLTALDGGEPQMSGTMQIFISVLDANDNAPTFAKPLYRAKILENSPKGTSITTVSASDKDIGSNGEVSYLIAPSKRLLNELFKIDSKSGEIILIGEIDYEKANAYQIDIEVIDSGGLSDSTKVIVDVIDINDNNPHINIVSKSESILEDSPPNTVIAMLSISDPDSENNGKVECNIESNIPFKIQTTLSGFYTLITEIALDRELAARYNITVTCSDEGVPSLSSSVTLTLQISDVNDNAPVFERSSYEAYIVENNTPGLSIFTVKARDADWNQNARVSYILEDSSVNGVPVSSYVSVSADSGVIHAVRSFDYEQIKDFHFSVKAQDGGSPPLSSNVTVKILIQDQNDNPPQVLYPVQTGGSVVGEMVPRSADVGYLVSKVVAVDVDSGQNAWLSYKLQKATDRALFEVGLQNGEIRTIRQVTDKDPVNQKLTVIVEDNGQPSHSATVIVNVAVADSFSEVLSEFTDFKQDKEYNDNLTFYLVLALAVVSFLFITCLVVIISVKIYRWRQSRVLYHSNLPVIPYYPPRYSDTLGGTGTLQHVYNYEVCRTTDSRKSDCKFGRAGSQNVLIMDPSSTATMQRIQSEKSILDEPDSPLEVGIQCL; this is encoded by the coding sequence ATGAGACGGCAAGTACTGTTGTTTCTTTCGGCTCTATGCCTCGGCTACGTGATCGGGCAGGTCAGTTACTCGATTCCCGAAGAAATGGCCAAAGGCTCAGTCGTCGGGAACATCGCTCATGATTTAGGATTGGATCTTAAAAGAATACGATCTGGTAAAGCTCGTGTCTACACGGGAGGCAGTGCAGAATACATCGGGCTGAATAAAGAAAGGGGAGTACTCCTTATCCAAGAGAGAATAGACAGAGAGGCTCTATGCGGAGAGATGACGCCTTGTGCTTTACATTTCCAGTTAATTCTGGAAAATCCAATGGAGTTGTTTCGTGTTACTGTGGAGATTACCGATATAAACGACAATGCTCCCAGTTTTACAAACGCAGAGAAGCGTTTTGAAATTAGTGAGTCCGCTGTTATAGGATCGAAATTTATGTTAGAGAAAGCAATTGATTCGGATATTGGGACGAATGGCTTACAGCAATACTCACTCACTCCGGTGGATAACTTTGTATTAAAACTAGAAAATCAGGCAGATGGAAATAAAAAGGCAGAGTTGGTGCTGCAGAAGTCACTAGATCGAGAAAAACAGAAttatatttcactgttactGACTGCTTTAGATGGAGGGGAGCCACAAATGTCGGGGACGATGCAGATATTCATTAGCGTACTAGATGCGAATGACAATGCACCTACATTCGCTAAACCGCTGTACAGAGCAAAAATACTGGAAAATTCTCCAAAGGGCACCAGTATAACGACTGTAAGTGCATCTGATAAAGACATTGGCTCAAACGGAGAAGTATCGTATCTGATAGCTCCTAGCAAAcgtcttttaaatgaactgtttaAAATTGACTCGAAAAGTGGTGAAATCATTCTCATAGGAGAAATAGATTATGAGAAAGCAAACGCTTATCAGATCGATATTGAAGTTATTGACAGCGGGGGGCTCTCTGATTCCACTAAGGTCATAGTTGATGTCATTGatataaatgacaataatccTCATATAAACATTGTTTCTAAATCTGAATCCATACTTGAGGACTCGCCACCAAACACTGTTATTGCAATGCTAAGCATAAGCGATCCAGATTCAGAGAATAATGGGAAAGTAGAGTGCAACATTGAAAGTAATATTCCCTTCAAAATACAGACAACATTAAGTGGGTTTTATACTTTAATTACAGAGATCGCTCTAGACAGAGAACTCGCTGCTCGATACAACATAACAGTGACGTGCTCTGATGAGGGAGTGCCCTCCCTCTCCAGCAGCGTCACTCTCACCTTACAGATCtctgatgtgaatgacaacgCGCCTGTCTTTGAGAGGAGCTCATATGAGGCCTACAttgtagaaaacaacacaccaggTCTCTCTATATTCACAGTGAAAGCCAGAGACGCTGACTGGAACCAGAATGCCCGTGTTTCTTACATactggaggactcctctgttaatGGAGTGCCAGTCTCCTCATATGTGTCCGTTAGTGCTGATAGTGGAGTCATACATGCAGTGCGCTCGTTTGACTACGAGCAGATCAAAGATTTCCACTTCAGCGTCAAAGCTCAGGATGGaggttctcctccactcagtagtaatgtgactgtgaagATACTGATCCAGGACCAGAACGACAACCCTCCTCAGGTTCTTTATCCAGTACAGACTGGTGGCTCTGTGGTGGGTGAGATGGTGCCTCGTTCAGCAGATGTGGGCTATCTGGTCTCTAAAGTGGTGGCTGTTGATGTGGACTCTGGACAGAATGCCTGGCTCTCCTATAAACTCCAGAAAGCCACAGACAGGGCGCTGTTTGAAGTGGGCTTACAGAATGGAGAAATAAGAACTATCCGCCAAGTGACTGATAAAGATCCTGTTAACCAAAAACTGACTGTTATAGTGGAGGACAACGGACAGCCGTCTCATTCAGCTACAGTCATTGTTAACGTGGCGGTGGCGGACAGCTTCTCTGAAGTGCTGTCGGAGTTCACTGACTTTAAACAGGACAAGGAGTACAATGACAACCTGACTTTTTACTTAGTGTTGGCTCTGGCTGtagtttccttcctcttcatcacgtGTTTAGTGGTTATTATCTCAGTGAAAATCTACAGGTGGAGACAGTCTCGCGTCCTGTATCACTCCAATCTCCCTGTGATTCCATATTATCCACCACGTTACTCAGACACTTTGGGTGGAACAGGGACTCTCCAACACGTGTACAATTACGAGGTGTGCAGGACGACTGACTCCAGAAAGAGTGACTGTAAGTTCGGCAGAGCTGGTAGTCAGAATGTGCTGATAATGGACCCCAGTTCTACAGCGACGATGCAGCGGATACAGAGTGAAAAGAGCATCCTGGATGAACCAGACTCTCCACTAGAGGTTGGAAttcagtgtttataa